The DNA sequence GAAACGGGTCGGATCCGACGTCAGCTCGTTGACGCCGACCGGCGCCTGGCCGATCCCGCGCTGCCGGAGGACTGGGTGCTCGCGGTGCGCCGCAACTCCGAGCGCGCCGCCGCTCTGGCCGAGCCGGTCCGGCGCATCGCCCAGCCCCGCCGGGACGCGCCCGGGGTGGACTACCACCGGCTCTCCGTCGAGGAGCACAAGTGGATCTACGACGAGCTGATCGTGCCGTCCCTCGGACCCATCACCCCGCAGGAACAGCCGGTCGTCGTCTATGTGATGGGCCAGCCGGGCGCCGGGAAGACGCGGATCGCCCAGATGATCCTGCGCAGCCTGCGCAATCCGGTGCACATCACGGGCGAGATCTTCAAGCAGGCTCATCCGGACTACCTGCAACTGCTGCGCGAGGAGCCGCGCACGGCCTCGGCGCGGATACGCGCCGACTACCGGGCCTGGCAGGCATGGACCGAGGAGCACGTGCGCCGTGGGCGCGGGGACATGGTCATCGAGATCACCCCGGAAAGTGCTGCCCAGTTCGCCGCCCGCGCGGCCGTGGACCGGCAGGCGGGCTACCGCGTGCAACTGGTGGCCCTGGCGGTCCGCGAGGCCGATTCCCGCCAGGGCACCGCCGCCCGTTACGCCCACCTGAACCAGCAGGACATTCCCGCGCGGTTCACCACCGCCGCCGGGCACAACGCCTGCTTCGCCGTCGTCCCCGAGACGGTGGCCCTGGCCGAGCAGATGGCCGTGGTCGACGAGGTGGTGGTGATGCGGCACGATGCCCACCCCCTCTACCGCAACCACCTGACCGACCAAGGCCGTTGGGCCCGGCGCCCCGCCGCTGGCCTCGCCGTGACCGCAGAGCATTACCGGCCCTATACCGTCGAGGAAGCCGCTGCGTTCTGGGCCACCCAGCGCTGGCTGCACACAGCGATGCCGCAATACCGCGAGGACCTGGTCGCGATCGCCGGGCTGGCCTGCCCACTGATGCCCGCCCAGCGGCCGCACCAGCTCGACATGCCCGCCGCCCCCGCCACCGCGCTGCCCGTGCCCACCTGACCGGCTGGCGCGGCCCGGCACCCGAACCGGGCGTCCGGGAAACCGACGAAATCCGGACTGCGGGGTGACGGAATGGCCTGGTTAACTCAAACCTTCTCCGGCACTGCCTCTCGTGGGGAGGATCGGGTCAGGAACCTGAGCGCGCAGCAAACCAGAAACGTGATCCCGCTGGCCAACGTCGTCGCGGCACGTCTGGCACTTCTGGTACTTCTGGGGGTCGGGATCAACCTGTACTTCACCCGACGCCTGGCGAAGGACCGTCAGGCGTTCGAGGTCTCGACGAAGGAGGCGGCGCTGAAGGTGGCCTTGCATAAGGAGCGGGTGGACCGGTTTACGACGCTCTATGATGTGGCGCTGGGGCTGAAGGTGCTTCACCTGGGTCGAGCCCCAATTGCTCATGAATGGTGCGCGCTTTACACCAGCACGCATGCGCTCTTTCTTTCTGCCCCAACCTGTCCAGCGCCTGGCCCAGCACTCTCAACACGTCGCTACTGCCCCACTGTCCATTGACGAGACCTAGCTCTAGTGCCTTGTCGGCATTTCCGGCCGCTTCTGCCGGGTTCCCGATCGCGAGCTGCAATTCGGCCAGTCGAAAGTGTGTCGAACCCATCCAGAGTCGCTGCCTGTTCTCGCTGAAAATTTCGAGCGCCTGAGATAGCTCCCTCAGTGCCTCGGTGTTACGTTCTGCGGCGGATAGCGCGATTCCTAGCTCGTACCGGCCGTAGCCCACTCGGAGGCTGCTCCCCTCGCTGCTGTGGAGTTCTACGCCTTGTGTAGCGAGTTCGATAGCGCTGTCGGTGCGGCCCATAGCCAGATGGGTGCGGGAGAGGTTGCACAGCGCGCTGGCAACACCCGTAATGTGGTTGGCGGCTTGGAAGGCCGTGCGTGCCTGGAGAAATGACTCTTCCGCTTCCTTGTACTGCTTTTTGCATATGTCGATAATTCCCACGCGGGTCAGCGCGTTACCGGCCGGAACGGGATCGTCGGCCAGGACGGTAAGGCGGGCGACACGCCGTGCTTCCGCCTCGGCCTCGTGGAATTTATTTTCCCTCCAGTACAGGTATGAAAGGTGGACACAGGCCCGGCCCTCTGCGCTCGGGTTCCGGGCAGCGCGGGCAGCATCGCGGACTGTGATGGCTGCGGCCTTGTACTGGTGTGAGTTCACTCCGGATTCGCATAGATCCCGCGTTATCAGGAGAAGATCAGCCGCAGAGCGCACGCTATCCCCCTCTGGTGCTTGCGCGGCGCAAGCCAGTAGGCATTCGGCTTCCCTGAATGTCCAGGCGAGTGCCGTGGCCTGGTCGGGGAAGGACAGTCCGGGGATCTTGGTAGGTTGCAGGTAGTCGGCGATGGGGTCGCCGGGTTGCCGCAAAGCATAGGCATGGGCCGCCGAAGCTAAGTAGAACTCCAGCAGGCGCGTCAAGGCTGCTTTCTGTTCCTCTGCTGTCTCTTCTTGTTCGGCGCAGCCTCGCGCGTAAAGACGTACCAGGTCGTGGTACTGGTAGCGGCCGGGTTCCTTGGATTCCAGCAGACTGGTATCGACCAGGGATTCCAGTAGATACTCGGTCTCGTCGGTGTCTGCGGCGAGCACGGCGGCTGCTGCGGTGAGGGAGATGTCGGGGCCGTCGGCCAGCGCGAGCAGCCGGAAGGCCCTGGATTGTCGCGGCTCGAGTTGGCGGTAGCTGAGCTGGAAGGACGCTTCGACGGCCAGATCGCCTGCTCGTAGCTCACGCAGTCGGCGGCGTTCGTCGGCGAGCTTGTGGGTCAGGAGGGACACGTTCCATGCTGGGCGGGCCGCGAGGCGGGCTGCGGTGATGCGGATGGCCAGTGGCAGAAAGCCGCAGGCAACGACGGTTTCGTGGCAGGCTTCTGGCTCGGCCGCCGCCCGCTTCGGGCCGATGATCCGGGTGAACAGGGCCACAGCTTCTTGGGGGTCCATGACGTCGAGATCGACCAGATGGGCACCGTCGAGGTCGGTCATCCGCCTGCGGCTGGTGATCAAGACCGCGCAACTGGCGGTCCCGGGAAGCAACGGACGTATCTGGGCTGCGTTATGCGCGTTGTCGAGCAGCACCAGCACCCTGCGGTCAGCAAGAGTCGAACGGTAGAGCGCGGCGAGCTCATGTATTCCTTCTGGCAGGGTGTCCGGCGGCCATCCCAGGGCGCGTAAGAAGGCGCCGAGCACGGCTTCGGGGCCCGCCGACCGGCTGCTGTGGCCGAGCAGGTTCGCATACAACTGCCCGTCGGGGTAGTGCTCGCGGACGGCGTGGCCGATATGGATGGCCAGAGTGGTTTTGCCCACCCCGCCTCCTCCTCGCAGCGCAGAGATCGCCGTCACTGTTCCCTGTGAGCGCAGCAGCCGTTCCCGGATGCTCTCCATGATGGTGGTGCGGCCTGTGAAGTCGGTCAGGGCTGCCGGGAGCTGTGCCGGGCGCGGCGTGGCCGGGCGTGCGGTTCCACCACTGGCCGGGTCTGCTTGGGGGGCGGCGAGCGTGGGGTCTGCCCGCAGGATGCGTTGGTGGAGCTGCGCGAGTTCGGGGCTTGGGTCCAGGCCGAGTTCGTCGGCGAGGAGACGGCGGGTGTCATTGTACACGCCGAGTGCCTCGGTTCGTCGACCGCTGCGGTACAGGGCAAGCATCAGCAGGGTACGGGGTCGTTCCCGCAGAGGGTCTTCGGCGCACAGCGTGGTGAGCTCCGAGACCACCTCTGTGTGCAGGCCCAGCTCCAGGTCGAGTTCAACGCGGGCTTCCAGAAGGGTCAAGCGCCACTGTGCAAGGCGGCTGCGCTGGGTGTACGCGTAGGGGCCGGGGACCCCGGCGAGCGGCTCACCGCTCCATAAGCCCGCCGCCCGGCGCAGGAGGTTCTGGGCGCGGGGTAGGTCGCCTTCTGCTCTGGCGCGCTTCGCGCCTGTCTCCAATGCCTCGCATTCGCTGAGGTCTATCGCTTGGGGTGGTAGGCGGACCGCGTAGCCACCGGCATCAGAAACCAGCACGCCGGGCCCGAGCGCCTTGCGCAGCCGGAAGGCGTACGTGCGCAGTGCTGCGATCGCGCGAGGCGGTGAGTGTTCCCCCCACACCGCGTCCACCAGCTCGTCCCGGGTCGCGGTCTTTCCCTGGCGCAGCAGCAGCGCACACAGCACAGCGTGCTCTTGCGGCTGGCCGGGCGGCAGCATCCGCTTTCCGCGCCAGACTCGCACCGGGCCCAGCACTGCGAAGCGCAGCGGGGCAGGGGATTCTTTGGGGGGTGGGGTGGGCTGTCGGAGCGTACTGTTCCGCCCCGGCCTTTGCAGAAGGCCCGCCATCCTTGAGGTGCCGGACGCGGCAGGAGATGTCGTCGCGGGTCGCCGTCGGTGCGGGGGAACGGTGAAGCCGAGTTGTTCGAGCGGCATTCCGAACATCTCTTGCAGTACGCGCTGGCTCGACGGCCGTGGACACGGCGGATCGGGTTGCCGCCACCGATGAAACTGCCGCGAGGTGATCTTCTGAGGCTCCCCCAACCGCTCGGCTACCGCCGCATAGGCATCGAGGAAGGCCGAAGGCTGGCCCCACTGACGCTCCTCACATGCCTGCGCGAAGACTGTCT is a window from the Streptomyces asiaticus genome containing:
- a CDS encoding zeta toxin family protein, which gives rise to MEGSGKAPDLSSGAPGQPPEAGPAGPPATAPVSAWSEEVLTNTVLPGALEGAVPQARPVVVYVLGQPGSGKTTVIGLVHAALAARGGAVRVDRDTYKAHHPHYSQYLAEDVRTAGERVRPETYRWQAAVEAAAREGYYDAVVEVPLARPEDFLAGALASRQAGYWVEVVALAVSWAVSELSALERYLHLAQKAHRVFVIRRGEETALDVLYDSELGSSGRLLRPADAPGAVLTEWRRPWGARETGRIRRQLVDADRRLADPALPEDWVLAVRRNSERAAALAEPVRRIAQPRRDAPGVDYHRLSVEEHKWIYDELIVPSLGPITPQEQPVVVYVMGQPGAGKTRIAQMILRSLRNPVHITGEIFKQAHPDYLQLLREEPRTASARIRADYRAWQAWTEEHVRRGRGDMVIEITPESAAQFAARAAVDRQAGYRVQLVALAVREADSRQGTAARYAHLNQQDIPARFTTAAGHNACFAVVPETVALAEQMAVVDEVVVMRHDAHPLYRNHLTDQGRWARRPAAGLAVTAEHYRPYTVEEAAAFWATQRWLHTAMPQYREDLVAIAGLACPLMPAQRPHQLDMPAAPATALPVPT
- a CDS encoding AfsR/SARP family transcriptional regulator, which produces MLPPGQPQEHAVLCALLLRQGKTATRDELVDAVWGEHSPPRAIAALRTYAFRLRKALGPGVLVSDAGGYAVRLPPQAIDLSECEALETGAKRARAEGDLPRAQNLLRRAAGLWSGEPLAGVPGPYAYTQRSRLAQWRLTLLEARVELDLELGLHTEVVSELTTLCAEDPLRERPRTLLMLALYRSGRRTEALGVYNDTRRLLADELGLDPSPELAQLHQRILRADPTLAAPQADPASGGTARPATPRPAQLPAALTDFTGRTTIMESIRERLLRSQGTVTAISALRGGGGVGKTTLAIHIGHAVREHYPDGQLYANLLGHSSRSAGPEAVLGAFLRALGWPPDTLPEGIHELAALYRSTLADRRVLVLLDNAHNAAQIRPLLPGTASCAVLITSRRRMTDLDGAHLVDLDVMDPQEAVALFTRIIGPKRAAAEPEACHETVVACGFLPLAIRITAARLAARPAWNVSLLTHKLADERRRLRELRAGDLAVEASFQLSYRQLEPRQSRAFRLLALADGPDISLTAAAAVLAADTDETEYLLESLVDTSLLESKEPGRYQYHDLVRLYARGCAEQEETAEEQKAALTRLLEFYLASAAHAYALRQPGDPIADYLQPTKIPGLSFPDQATALAWTFREAECLLACAAQAPEGDSVRSAADLLLITRDLCESGVNSHQYKAAAITVRDAARAARNPSAEGRACVHLSYLYWRENKFHEAEAEARRVARLTVLADDPVPAGNALTRVGIIDICKKQYKEAEESFLQARTAFQAANHITGVASALCNLSRTHLAMGRTDSAIELATQGVELHSSEGSSLRVGYGRYELGIALSAAERNTEALRELSQALEIFSENRQRLWMGSTHFRLAELQLAIGNPAEAAGNADKALELGLVNGQWGSSDVLRVLGQALDRLGQKERAHACWCKARTIHEQLGLDPGEAPSAPAPHHRAS